Below is a genomic region from Alkalinema sp. FACHB-956.
GCGCAATCCTAATTTGATGATGGCCCAGGTCAATGTTGGCTATGCCCATGCCCAATCTGGCGATTTACCCAAAGCCTTGGCGGAGTTGGATGCCGTCCTACAGGCCCAGCCCAATAACGTGGCTGCGTTGGTGAATCGTGGCTATGTCCGTTCCCAACTGGGCGATCGGGAAGGCGCATTGAACGACCTGAACCAAGCCATTCAGCTTCAAGGAAACTTTGCGGAAGCCTACCTGAATCGGGGTATGGTTTACCACAAGGCAGGGCAACTGGAACAGGCTGTACAAGACTTCACAAAGGCACTCCAGCATAAGCCTGACTATGCAGCCGCCTTTTACAACCGTGCCCTCAGTTATACCCTCCAGAAAAAATTTGATTTAGCAGCAGCGGATCTCAGCAAAGTCGTTGAGTTGAAGCCAGACCACGCCGATGCGTTGTTCCAGCGGGGCAGTTTGTACTTGATGGCGGGCAATCAATCCGCTGCCATTCGGGACTTTGAGCAGGTGCTGAAACTCCGGCCCGATGACGCCGCAGCCTACAAAGCGATCGCGGACATCCGGATGCAATTGGGGGATACCCAAGGGGCACTGGCGGACTACAGCCGTGCTTTGCAGCATGATTCCACTTTGGCCGATGCCTATGCGAGCCGGGCCCAGGCTTACCAGAAGTTGGGCAATATGGCGGGGGCGGTGAATGACTACACCCAGGCGATCGCCCTCAACACCAGCGATGCCAATGCCTTTTTCCAACGGGGGAAAGCACGGCAGATGGCAGGAGATAGCATGGGAGCCATAGCAGACTATACCGAGGCGCTTCGGCTCAATCCCAAGCAAGCGGATGCCTATTTTGAACGGGGTAAGTTAATGACCCAGGCAGGGCAAGCAGGGGCAGCCCGATCGGACTTCAAGCAAGCGGCGGATCTGTACCTGCAAACCAACCAGCCGGAAGGATACCGTCAAGTGATTGCTTGGTTGCAACGGCGATAGGTGAACTCTGGAGTACACGATCGCGCGATCGAATCCCATTAAACACTGAACAAAAACCCCTCAAGATTTCACCGGATCCTGGGGGGTTTTCAGTTCACAAGTTTTTTTCAGTTCACAAGTTTTTTTCAGTTCACAAAGTTTTTGAAGTTTACAGCGCGGTTACTGATAGTTGACGATGCGGGCAAAACTGTTAGCTTCTAGACTAGCCCCCCCGACCAGAGCCCCATCAATTTCTGGTTGCGCCATGATCTCGTCGATGTTATCCGGCTTAACGGAGCCACCATACTGAATCGTCACATCGGGATTGCTGAGCTTGCTCCGAATTAATCCAATGACACGATTGGCTTCATCGGCAGCGCAGGTATCACCCGTCCCGATCGCCCAAATGGGTTCGTAGGCAATCACAAGGTGCGTCTGGTCTACACCGATTAAATCCTTGGCTAACTGGTCAAAAATGACCGTTTCTGTTTCGCCTGCATCCCGTTGTTGCTTGGTTTCGCCGACGCAGAGAATCGGGGTTAATCCCGCTTTTTGGGCAGCCCGCAGCCGGAAGTTCACCGTTTCATCCGTTTCACCGAAGTATTGGCGACGTTCGCTATGGCCGACAACAACGTAGCGAACCCCAATCTCGACCAACATCGGGGCAGAGATTTCGCCCGTAAATGCGCCGCTGTCTTCCCAGTGGACGTTCTGAGCCCCAACTTGGATCCGACCGCCATGGAGGGTTTTGGACAGCACGGAGAGGTCGGTAAAGGGGACGCAAAGGATGATTTCTCGATCGCTGGGGGCTTCATCAACGAGTGGCTTAAACCCTTGCACAAACTCAAGCGTTTCGGCTTGGGTTTTAAACATCTTCCAATTGCCAGCCAGAATAATTTTTCGCACGGGTGACTTCGTAGGCTACTACACAAAATTCCTCAATTAGTCTACAAGGTTTGGGGGGACACCGTGTGCAGTGTTTACGATTTCTCCTAGGGCGTGGTCATGGCTTGCATCACAGCCGCTTGACCCACTTGGGCATAGAGGTCTTTGAGATGGGCTAGGAGGGCTTGGCGCTGTTCCGTAGAGATTTGATCTTGGGGAAAAGGAATTTCCCCCAGGATATCTAGCAAGGTTTCGCCACTACTCGGCGCAATGACGACTAGAGAAGGATCCAATTGCTCGGTGTAATGCCAAAACTGTGCGATCGACCAGGGTTCGGCGGCGGGTTCGGGGGTGGGCGTGGGGGAGGATTCAGTTTGGCGGCGTTGGCGGAGGGCTTCTAGGATGCTATCTTTGGTGCGACCTCGCAGTTGAAACAGCACGAAGGGATCTTCGCTAAAGCGATCGCCCAGGAGATAGTACACCGCACCGATATGTTTGCAGGGATTCACCGGGTCGGGGCAGTTGCAATGGCTATGGATATCAAACTTGCTGAAGGGGAAGAGGCTAAGGCCGTTACTGATAAACACTTCTTCGATATTTTGGGGCATTTCGCCCGCCAGCAGCTTAGCGGAAAAGATGGCCCGATCGGCCATGGAATCGATGACAAATTCCCACTGCTCATCCGTGAAGGGATCCAG
It encodes:
- a CDS encoding metal-binding protein, with the translated sequence MLHDETLPSREWWAQRWIDVLESFGFRQRLARARTYVREGHVLNLDFQGSNVTAQVRGTAPDPYQVKLKLDPFTDEQWEFVIDSMADRAIFSAKLLAGEMPQNIEEVFISNGLSLFPFSKFDIHSHCNCPDPVNPCKHIGAVYYLLGDRFSEDPFVLFQLRGRTKDSILEALRQRRQTESSPTPTPEPAAEPWSIAQFWHYTEQLDPSLVVIAPSSGETLLDILGEIPFPQDQISTEQRQALLAHLKDLYAQVGQAAVMQAMTTP
- a CDS encoding tetratricopeptide repeat protein, with the translated sequence MSTQNTAQRKLLGYVTFLSFVTPLVGFAAPSFAQSVPQSVETADTLIADTLTSVAATSTSPVATPSSTPTAPNPDVVAAQSFFQQAEKDAQKKEFVAALTNYNQAIQRYPNYSSAYVGRGTVRMQMGDRAAAMQDLNQAIDLDPGNAVAYAQRANLRYQMGESSAALEDWTEALKRNPNLMMAQVNVGYAHAQSGDLPKALAELDAVLQAQPNNVAALVNRGYVRSQLGDREGALNDLNQAIQLQGNFAEAYLNRGMVYHKAGQLEQAVQDFTKALQHKPDYAAAFYNRALSYTLQKKFDLAAADLSKVVELKPDHADALFQRGSLYLMAGNQSAAIRDFEQVLKLRPDDAAAYKAIADIRMQLGDTQGALADYSRALQHDSTLADAYASRAQAYQKLGNMAGAVNDYTQAIALNTSDANAFFQRGKARQMAGDSMGAIADYTEALRLNPKQADAYFERGKLMTQAGQAGAARSDFKQAADLYLQTNQPEGYRQVIAWLQRR
- the tpiA gene encoding triose-phosphate isomerase → MRKIILAGNWKMFKTQAETLEFVQGFKPLVDEAPSDREIILCVPFTDLSVLSKTLHGGRIQVGAQNVHWEDSGAFTGEISAPMLVEIGVRYVVVGHSERRQYFGETDETVNFRLRAAQKAGLTPILCVGETKQQRDAGETETVIFDQLAKDLIGVDQTHLVIAYEPIWAIGTGDTCAADEANRVIGLIRSKLSNPDVTIQYGGSVKPDNIDEIMAQPEIDGALVGGASLEANSFARIVNYQ